A DNA window from Rhineura floridana isolate rRhiFlo1 chromosome 11, rRhiFlo1.hap2, whole genome shotgun sequence contains the following coding sequences:
- the LOC133365789 gene encoding histone H2B, gonadal-like isoform X3 yields the protein MIFVAPGNETEKALSLRLLHVGLLKTIKAEPVRRKVGMKTYQQCGFRSSMLSGIQVNRMKKKVVYSDYIYRILKQVPQDTSKCCWAVDVIRCLNKPHLYGKVALEAARLSHYKKKPLVTSTEVHTAVRLVLLTEAVKDVSGISEGQF from the exons atgATATTTGTTGCACCTGGAAATGAAACTG AAAAAGCTTTGTCTCTCAGACTACTGCATGTTGGACTGCTAAAGACCATAAAAGCAGAGCCAGTAAGAAGAAAAG TGGGAATGAAGACTTATCAGCAATGTGGGTTCCGTTCATCAATGCTCAGTGGCATCCAAGTGAACAGAATGAAGAAGAAAGTAGTCTATTCAGACTACATATACAGAATCCTAAAACAG GTTCCTCAAGACACAAGTAAATGTTGCTGGGCAGTGGATGTAATTCGCTGTCTGAACAAACCTCACCTATATGGGAAGGTGGCTTTGGAGGCTGCCAGGCTGTCCCACTAcaagaagaagcctcttgtcacCAGCACAGAAGTTCATACAGCTGTCAGGCTGGTACTTCTTACAGAAGCAGTGAAGGACGTTTCTGGAATCAGTGAAGGGCAATTTTAA
- the LOC133365789 gene encoding histone H2B, gonadal-like isoform X1, whose amino-acid sequence MAPLGRTNQRQGKRRPLCSQPAKPPAESANSGGRASAETTPSHLRRRSRLEARHAGGGEKALSLRLLHVGLLKTIKAEPVRRKVGMKTYQQCGFRSSMLSGIQVNRMKKKVVYSDYIYRILKQVPQDTSKCCWAVDVIRCLNKPHLYGKVALEAARLSHYKKKPLVTSTEVHTAVRLVLLTEAVKDVSGISEGQF is encoded by the exons ATGGCACCGCTAGGACGGACAAACCAGCGACAAGGAAAAAGACGACCGCTCTGCAGCCAGCCAGCGAAGCCACCGGCCGAAAGCGCCAACTCAGGAGGGAGAGCTTCTGCAGAAACCACGCCCTCTCACCTGAGACGCCGCTCGCGACTGGAGGCGCGTCACGCCGGAGGAGGAG AAAAAGCTTTGTCTCTCAGACTACTGCATGTTGGACTGCTAAAGACCATAAAAGCAGAGCCAGTAAGAAGAAAAG TGGGAATGAAGACTTATCAGCAATGTGGGTTCCGTTCATCAATGCTCAGTGGCATCCAAGTGAACAGAATGAAGAAGAAAGTAGTCTATTCAGACTACATATACAGAATCCTAAAACAG GTTCCTCAAGACACAAGTAAATGTTGCTGGGCAGTGGATGTAATTCGCTGTCTGAACAAACCTCACCTATATGGGAAGGTGGCTTTGGAGGCTGCCAGGCTGTCCCACTAcaagaagaagcctcttgtcacCAGCACAGAAGTTCATACAGCTGTCAGGCTGGTACTTCTTACAGAAGCAGTGAAGGACGTTTCTGGAATCAGTGAAGGGCAATTTTAA
- the LOC133365789 gene encoding histone H2B, gonadal-like isoform X2 produces MAPLGRTNQRQGKRRPLCSQPAKPPAESANSGGRASAETTPSHLRRRSRLEARHAGGGVGMKTYQQCGFRSSMLSGIQVNRMKKKVVYSDYIYRILKQVPQDTSKCCWAVDVIRCLNKPHLYGKVALEAARLSHYKKKPLVTSTEVHTAVRLVLLTEAVKDVSGISEGQF; encoded by the exons ATGGCACCGCTAGGACGGACAAACCAGCGACAAGGAAAAAGACGACCGCTCTGCAGCCAGCCAGCGAAGCCACCGGCCGAAAGCGCCAACTCAGGAGGGAGAGCTTCTGCAGAAACCACGCCCTCTCACCTGAGACGCCGCTCGCGACTGGAGGCGCGTCACGCCGGAGGAGGAG TGGGAATGAAGACTTATCAGCAATGTGGGTTCCGTTCATCAATGCTCAGTGGCATCCAAGTGAACAGAATGAAGAAGAAAGTAGTCTATTCAGACTACATATACAGAATCCTAAAACAG GTTCCTCAAGACACAAGTAAATGTTGCTGGGCAGTGGATGTAATTCGCTGTCTGAACAAACCTCACCTATATGGGAAGGTGGCTTTGGAGGCTGCCAGGCTGTCCCACTAcaagaagaagcctcttgtcacCAGCACAGAAGTTCATACAGCTGTCAGGCTGGTACTTCTTACAGAAGCAGTGAAGGACGTTTCTGGAATCAGTGAAGGGCAATTTTAA